The genomic region GGGCGGCGGGCTGACCGCGCTCGATCTCGCCACCGGCAAGCCGGCGTGGACCACGCCGATGCGCGCCGACGGGCGCGGCCAGATCGGCCCGGCGAGCGTGATGCCCGGCATCGTCTTCACCGGCGGCTGGGACGGCGTGCTGCGCGCGGTCGATCCCGCCGGGAAGGTGGTGTGGACGTTCGACACGAAGCGCGATTTCCAGACGGTCAACGGCATTCCCGGCAAGGGCGGCTCGCTCGGCCAGTCCGGCGCGGTGGTGGCGAACGGGCGGCTCTATGTCGCGTCGGGCTATGTCGGGATGCAGAACGGCTCGGCCGGCAACGTCATCCTCGCCTTCGCCCCGAAGTAAGACAGCTCTCCGACCTCGGCCCCGCCAGCCTTTCCGGGCCGGCGGGGCCGTTTTTTTTGCCAGTCGAACGAAAGGCGGGAAAAGAAACCCCGCGCGCCCTTGCGGGCACGCGGGGGAGGTTCCTCACATGGAGGGGGACCCGATCAGCCGCGCGGCAGCCATATGTCGAGCACCGCGCAGCGGCCTTCCTCGCGCACGACGCGCAGCCCCTCGGCCAGCGCCGCGTCCACGTCGGACACTTCCTTCACCGCGCGCGCGTAGGCGCCGCCCGCCGCCGCCGCGATGCCGGCATAGTCCGGCGGCGGATCGAAATTGACGTCGAGGTCGGCGGTGTTCGCGGCATAGCCCGCCGGATGCACCGCCAGCGCGGAGAAGCGTGGCGCCTTCCACCCGCGGTTGTTGAGCACGATGTGCAGGAACGGCGCCTTGTAATGCCGCGCCATCCAGTGAACCGACGAGGGGATCGAGAACATGTACGATCCGTCGCCGGTCACCGCGACCACCGTCTTGTCCGGCGCGGCGAGCTTGGCGCCGATCGCCGCCCCGCCGTTCCACCCGAGCGACCCGCCGCCGCTGGCGAAGAACGTCCCCGGCTCGTCCGGCGCGATATGGTCGAGGATCTCGGGATAGTTGGTGATCCCCTCGTTCAGCACGATGCTGTCCTTGCCCAGCATCGTGCGCAGCCGTGCCATGACATATTCGGTGGTGAGATGCTCGGCCGGCTTCGCCCGCTCGGCGAGCCACGCGCCGCGCCGCTGGTGCAGGCCGGCATAATGCGCGCGCCGCTCCGCCACCACGTCCATGTCGAGGGCGAGCGCCGCCGCGCGCCGGTTGAGCTGGCGCAGCGCGGTCGCCGCGTCGGCGCGGAACGACTGGACGGCGGGGATGTACCACAAGGGCATCGACGCCTTCAGCGGATCGACGTCGATATGGAAGATCGTCGCATCCGCGCGCGGTCGGCTGACGGTGGGGATCCACGGCACGTCGCTGTCGAGCACCAGCACCACGTCCGCCTCGGCCAGCACCGGATTCTGGAACGGATGGTTCCAGTGGCTGCCCTGATAGAGCGGGTTGCTGTGCGGGAAGTTGAGCGCGCTCGGCACCGATTCGAGCAGACCGACGCCCAGCGCCTCGCAGAAGCGCACCAGCTCGCCCAGCGCCTCCGGGTTGCGCCCGGCGAAGGAGGTGACGACGATCGGCCGTCGCGCCCCGGCGATCGCGGAGAGGATCGCGTCCACCCCCTCGGCGGTCAGCGCGCCGGGCTGCACCGGCCGCCAGTGCGCCATGTCGATCGCGACCGGCGTCACCTCCTCCTCCATCACCTCGCGCGCGCCGACCAGATAGACCGGCCCCTTGGGGTCGCTGGTGGCGAACTGCATGGCGCGGTGGACGATCTGCTTGACGTTCGTGCCAGTGCGGAACTCATTGTCGTATTTCATATATTCGCGGACGATGCCGCGCTGGTCGTACACGTCCTGGATCCACTGGATGAACTCGTTGCGGCTGCCCTTCAGCTCGCCGTCCTGCGTGAAGGGCGAGAGGCCGGCGAAGATCAGCACCGGCGACCGCCCCTTGGCCGCGTTGTGCACCGCGCCCGCCAGCGACTGCGTGCCGCATTCGACGTGCACCACCACCGCCTGCGGCTTGCCGCTGACCTGCGCGAAGCCCTGCGCCGCCGACAGGCCGACCATCTCGAACGGGGCGGTGACGACCTTCGGGATCTTCCGCCCGTTCGCCCGCGCCTCCGCGATCGCCTCCACCAGCGCCGGGTGATCGCTGCCGAAATTGGCGAAGATATAAGAGACGCCCGCCTCCGTCAGTGCTTCGAGAAAGGCGGAGCTGGCTGTGTACATTGCGTGATTCCTGACGTGAATTTTGTGCGTAAGAAGGGCGGGCGCTCAGAACGGATAGTGCTGCTCGTCCTCGATCGTGATCCATCGGAGGTCGGTGAACTCGGCGATCGCCGCCTTGCCGCCGAACCGGCCGTATCCGCTGTCCTTGACCCCGCCGAAGGGCATCTGCGCCTCGTCGTGCACGGTGGGGCCGTTGATGTGGCAGATGCCGGACTGGATGCGCTGCGCGGCGCTCAGCGCGCGGCGGATGTCGCGGCCGAACACGGCGGCGGAGAGGCCGAACTCGGTATCGTTGGCGGCGGCGACCAGCGCGTCGTCGCCGTCCGCGCGGACGATGGTGACGACCGGGCCGAACGATTCCTCGGCATAGATGCGCATCGCCGGGGTGACGTGATCGAGCACGGTCGGCTGCATCACCGGCCCGTCGCTCGCGCCGCCGGCGAGCAGGGTCGCGCCGTTCTTCACCGCGTCAGCCACCAGCTCCCCGACGCGCGCCGCCGCCTCGCAGCTCACCAGCGTGCCGAGCTGCGCCGCGCCATCGTCCGCCGCGCTCGCGCGCAGGCTCTCGGCCTTCTTCTTCAGCCGCGCGGCGAAATCGTCGGCGACCCTGGCGTCGACCACGATCCGCTCGGTCGACATGCAGATCTGGCCCTGGTTCATGAACGCACCGAACGCCGCGCCGTCCACCGCAGCGTCGAGATCGGCGTCGTCGAGCACGACCAACGGCGCCTTGCCGCCAAGCTCGAGCAGCGCGGGCTTCAGATGGCGCGCGGCGACCTCGGCGATGATCCGGCCGACCCCGGTCGATCCGGTGAAATTGACGCGGCGCACCGCCGGATGGGCGATGATCGCCTCCACCAGCGCACCGGCGTCGGCGGGGGCGTTGGTCAGCACGTTGACCACGCCGTTCGGCAGGCCGGCGTCGTGCAGCACCTGCCCGATCAGCCGGTGCGTGCCGGGGCAGATTTCCGACGCCTTGAGGATCACCGTGTTGCCGCAGGCCAGCGGCATGGCGATCGCGCGCACCGCGAGGATCACCGGCGCGTTCCACGGCGCGATGCCGAGCGAGACGCCCGCCGGCTGGCGCACCGCCAGCGCGATCGCGCCCGGCTTGTCGGAGGGGATCACCTCGCCCGCGATCTGCGTCGTCATCGCCGCCGCCTCGCGCAGCATCCCGGAGGCGAGCCTGACGTTGAACCCGGCCCAGCCGCGCGTCGCCCCGATCTCCGCCCGCATCAGCGCGGCGAACTCGTCGACCCGCGCGGCGAGCGCGTCGGCGGCGCGCAGCAGCAGGTCGCGCCGCGCGTTCGGCCCCAGCTTCGCCCACGCCGGGAAGGCGCGCGCCGCCGCCTCGCAGGCGCGCCGCGCGTCGTCCGGCGTGGCGGCGGCGGCGGTCGTCGCCACGCGCGCGCCCGACGGGTCGCGCCGCTCGAACGTGGCATTGCCGGTGGCCGCGACGCTTTCGCCGTCGATCAGCAATTGGACGGTCATCATCAAACTCCGGTTGAATGGGCTGGTCGGGAATGGCGGCGGACGGCGAGCAGCGCGATCGTGGTCGCCGCCATCGCGGCGAGCAGCATCAGGCTCAGCCCGCTCGCGCCGAGCGCATGAAGCGCCAGCGCGCCGCCGAACGAGCTGGCGATCGCGCCGATACGGCCGACGCTGGTCGCGCTGCCGACCCCGGTGGCGCGGATCGCGGTGGGATAGACATGCGCGGCGAGCGCGTAGAGCGTGGTCTGCACGCCGTTGATGAACGCGCCCTCCACGCCGAGGATCAGGATCAGCATCGCGCGCGATCCGCCGGGATCGAGCGGCGTCGCGAGCATCGCGCCGGCGCCGATCACCCCGCCGATCGCCATCGCCACCATCGGCGCGCGCGATCCCTTGTGCCCGATCAGCCACGCCCCGCCCAGCGCGGCGATCACCCCGCCGATGTTGAAAGCGGTCAGGCCCTGGCTGGAGAAGGCGAGGTCGAATCCGGCGTCGGACAGCATCGTCGGCAGCCAGCTGAACGCGGCATAGACCGCGAACAGGCACGCGCCGAACGCTCCCCACAAAGCGATGGTGTCGTGCCGCCACGTATCCGCGAACAAGGCCGCGACCGGCGACTTGCCCTGCGGCGCGGCATCCTGCTCGCCGCGATCGACCAGCCGCGCGTCGCCCGGCACCTCCAGCCCCACCCGCGCGAGCAGCCGGCGCAGGCGCGGCGTGTCGCCTTCGCGGCGCAGCAGGAAGCGGGTCGATTCGGGCAGCAGCGTGATCAGCAGCAGCGCCACCGTCAGCGTCGCGCCGCCTGCCGCCGCGAACAGCATCCGCCAGCCGAACACCGGCAGCACCTTCGCCGCGATCAGCCCGCCGACCACGCCGCCGAGCGGCACGCAGACGATGCTCGCGGTCACGCCCAGGCTGCGGCTGCGGCGCGGGGTATATTCCGAAACCAGCGCGGCGGCGTTGGGGAAGGCCGCGCCCAGCCCGACGTTGGCGAACAGGCGCAGCGCGCCGATCTCGATCAGGCTGTTGCTGATCGCGATGCAGGCGGTGAGCACGCCGAAGGTCAGCACGCTGCCGACCAGCGCGGCCTTGCGCCCGAAGCGGTCGCCGATCATCCCGCCGAGCGCTGCGCCGAACATCATGCCGAACTGGCCGATCGCCATCACCGGCGAGAGCATCTCCTTGGAAATGCCCCAGTCCCGGATGATGGCGGGCGCGGCGAAGCCCAGCGACTGGTTGTCGAACCCGTCGAAGATCACCGCGCAGCCGACGAGCAGCAGGATCAGCTTCTGGTAGCCGGTCCAGCGCCCCTCGTCGATCGCCGTGCCGATATCATAGTCGGGCGACGGCCCGGCGGCGGAAATGCTCATTTGCCGGCGGCCGCCCCGCTCTGGATCGCGTCCATGCCGGCCTTGGCGATGATGTCGTCCTCGCCGGCCATGCCGCCGCTGACGCCGATCGCGCCGATCACCTGGCCGTCGCGCATGATCGGATAGCCGCCCGGCACCGCGACTACGCCGGGGATCGTTCCCATCGCGGCGTTCTGCGACACCATCTGGCTGATCATCGCGGTCGGCGCCTTGAACATGATCGCGGTGGTCGCCTTGCCGATCGCGGTGTCGATCGTGCCCATCGGCGCGCCGTCGGTGCGGTGGAAGGCGAGCAGCTTGCCGGCATTGTCGACCAGCGCGATCGACGAGCCCCAGCCGTTCGACGTCGCCCTGGCGATCGCCGCGTCCATCACCGCGCGCGCCCCGGCGGAACTGAGCACCGGCAGGTTCTGCACCATCGCGGTGGTCGGCTTCGGCCCCTGTTTCGGCTCGGCGGCGGCGAGCGGTTGCACCGCGGCGGCGGCGAGCAGCGCGGCGCCGCCGTATTTCAGCATCTTCGTCATCGGCATTCCTCCCAGGTTGACCGTGGCGCGGTCGTGATCGTCGCCGTCACGTTGAACCACGAATCGCCTCCCCAAAACCGTGTCCGGCACGGCGGCAACAGGCGCCGCCGCCGTCCAGGCTGATCGCAGCCTAACAGAAACTAGTGTGAGATCAAACTTGTTTGTTGCGCGCGATGCTGGTAGCGATCGTGCAACGACCGCCGGCCCGGAGCCGGATTTCATCAGGGAGAAGCCGATGGCCGAATCGCCGCTTTCATTGCGCAGCCTGGGCGGGGGCGCCTTGCTCGCCGCCGGTGCGCTGGGGGCCGTCGCGCTCTCGTCCGCCGCCTCCGCGCAGGGCACGGTGGAGCGGCGGCTCGCCGCGCTCGAATCGCGGGTCGATCGGCTCGACGACCGCGCGAGGATCGAGAATCTCACCCGCGCCTACGGCTATTATGTCGACAAGCAGCTCTGGAACGAGGTCGCCGACCTGTTCTCCGACAACGCCCGCGTCGAGATCGCAGGGCGCGGCGTCTATCTCGGCAAGGCCAGCGTAGATCGGCTATTCCTGCAATCGATGGGCGGCGGCCAGGTCGGCCTGAGGCCCGGCGGCCTGTTCAACCACATGATCCTGCAAGGCGTCACCGATGTCGCGCCCGACGGAAAGACCGCGAAGGGCCGCTGGCGCGCCTTCGTCCAGATCGGGCAGGCGAAGATGTTCGGTATCTGGTCGGAGGGCACGTACGAGAACGAATATGTCAAAGAAGGCGGCGTGTGGAAGATCAGCGGCATGCACTTCTACGCCACTTTCTACGCCCCCTACGAGAAGGGCTGGGCGCAAGGGGCGCGGCCGAACAACGGGCCGACCAAGGATGCCCCGCCCGACGCGCCGCAGTCGGTGGAATATGACGTCTATCCCGGCCATTACGTCCCGCCGTTCCATTATCCCAACCCGGTGACGGGCAAGCCGTGGACGATCGAGGAAAGCCGCAGATATTCCACCACCGGCATGTCGCCTGCGCCCGCCGGCCCGCCGATCCAGCCCGGATCGCCGATGCCCGCCGCGCCCGCGCCCAAGCCTGCCCAGTGACCGGAGACTTACGATGAGCATCAAGAACTGGACCCGCGTTGGACTGGCCGGCGCCGTCATGGCTGCCGCGATCGTCGCTGTCCCCGCGCTGGCGCAATCGGACCGCGGCGTCGAAGCGCGCCTCGCCGCGCTGGAGAAGCGGGTTGCGCTGGAGGAGGATCGCGCGCAGATCGAGAACCTCACCCGCGCCTATGGCTATTATATCGACAAGAAGGTGTGGAGCGAGGTCGTCCCGCTGTTCTCGAAGGACGCGGTGGTCGAGATTTCGGGGCGCGGTGTGTACAAGGGCGCGAAGGGCGTCGACACCTTGTTCTCGAAGGTGATCGGCCGCCAGCATATGGGTCTCGCCGATGGTGAGCTGTCCAACCATATGGTGCTTCAGGGCGTCACGAACGTCGCGCCGGACGGCAAGACCGCGACCGGTCGCTGGCGCGCCTTCATCCAGATCGGCATGTGGCAGAAGATGGGGCTGTGGGCCGAGGGCACCTATGACATCCGCTACGTCAAAGAGGACGGCAAGTGGAAGTTCAGCCTGATGCGCTGGTACGGCACCTATTTCACACCCTATGACAAGGGCTGGGCGCAGGCGTCGTTCGGCAACAACGGGCCGAGCAAGGAATTCCCGCCCGACGCGCCGCCATCGGTGCAGTATGACGCCTATCCGGGCCATTACGTCCCGCCCTTCCCCTATCCCAACCCGGTGACCGGCCGCCCGTGGACGCAGGCGGACACCGATCGTTACTCCACCAGGGGGATGGACCCGAGCAACGCGGCCAATTCCTCGTCGGCGGGCTCGCCGCTGTCGCTGGAAAGCCAGCGCCAGCAGCAGCCGCCGCGCTGACCCGCGCGAACGGGGCGGGGCGATGCGGATCGCGGTGATCGGCTCGGGGGCGATGGGCAGCCTGTTCGGCGGGCGGCTCGCGCTCGCCGGGCATGAGGTGTGGTTGGTCGATGTGAACCAGCCGCATATCGACGCGATCAACCGCGCCGGTCTGCGCCTCGATCTCGACGAGGGGGAGCGGGTGGTGACGAACGTCCGCGCCGGCGTGGCGGACGCCTTCGCCGGGCCGGCTGATTTGCTGATCGTCTTCACCAAGGGCTATCACACCGCCGCCGCGCTCGCCGCCGCCCGTCATCTCGCCGGGCCGGGGACGTGGGCGCTGACGCTCCAGAACGGCCTCGGCACCGGCGAGCGCGTCGCCGCCGCGCTGCCCGGCGCGGCGGTGGCGATCGGCATGACCGACCTGCCGGCTGACCTCAGGGAACCGGGCCATGTCGCCTCGCACGGCGCGGGCCATGTGCGGCTGTGGAGCCTGTCCGGCGCGCCCGATCCGGCGCTGGAGCGGATCGCCGCCGCGCTGGGCGAGGCGCGGATCGCGGCGCGCGCCGATCCCGAGGTGGTCACCGCGATCTGGGAGAAGGTGATCTTCAACACGGTGATGAACCCGGTCGCCGCGCTCACCCGGCAGACGGTCGGCGGCATGGCGGCGCAGCCGGACGGGCGGGCGCTGGCGGAGGCGATCCTCGCCGAGGCGTTCGCGGTGGCGGCGGCGTGCGGCGTGGCGGTCGATCGCGAACATGTCCGCGCGATCATCGAGCATGCCTGGGCGGCGCACGGCCCGCACCAGCCGTCGATGTTGCAGGACGTGCTCGCCGGCCGCCCGACCGAGATCGATTCGATCGCGGGGCAGCTCGCGGAAAAAGGCGCCGCGCATGGGGTGGCGACGCCGGTGCTCGATACGCTCACCCGGCTCGTCAGGATGATCGCGCGCGCCGGCTGAACAATCAGGGGAAGAAGGGGATGACGATGAAGGTCCGCAATCTGGCTCTCGTCGCGTTGCTCGGCACGGCTTCGATCGGGGCGGCGCAGTCGCCCGACGCACCGGCGCTGACCGGGCCGGACTGGGCGAGGCGGGGAGAGGCTGAACTTTCACCTGCGCGTTACAGCGTGATCGTCGAAAAGGACGTCGCCGTGCCGATGCGCGACGGGGTGAAGCTCGCCGCCGATGTCTATCGCCCCGACGCGCCGGGCAAGTTCCCGGTGATCGTGCTGCGCACGCCGTACAACAAGGCGACGCCCGACGAGGTGCAGAACTCGCGCTGGTATGCCGAGCGCGGCTATGTCGTCGTCAACGAGGACGTGCGCGGCCGCTTCGCTTCCGGTGGCGATTTCTACACCTACCGTCACGAGGCGCAGGACGGCTACGACACCGACGCCTGGGCCGCCGTCCAGCCATGGAGCAGCGGCAGGCTCGGCACGCTCGGCGGCTCCTATCTCGGCTATACCGGGCTGACGCAGGCGATCGGCGGCCATCCCGCGCTGAAGGCGGTGGCGACCGACGTCACCACCACCGATATCTACAATAGCTGGGTCTATAGCGACGGGGCGTTCCTGCTCGGCTTCTCGCTGCCGTGGGGGGCGGGGACGGTGTACGGCCGCACCACCGACGGCGGCGGCGCGTTCGTGAAGCCGGAGGCCTATGCGAAGCTGCCGCTGAACACCGCCGACGCCGCCTCGTACAAGGTCGACCAGCCGTATCGCGACTGGCTGGCGCATCCGCTTCGCGGCGACAGCTATTGGAACGGCATCAGTTTCGAGCGGCAGGCGGCGAAGATCAGCATACCGGCGCTGGTGGTGAGCGGCTGGTACGACATCTTCCTGCGCGGCGCGCTGGGCGATCACCAGCAGATCAAGGGTGCGGGCGCGACCCCGCTCGCCCGCGCGCAGAAGCGCATCGTCATCGGCCCGTGGACGCACTTCAAGACGATCGCGCCGCGCAAGGGCGGGTTCGGCGGCATGTCCACCCCCGACGATGTGGATTACGGGCCGGACGCCGCGCTCAACGGCAACCTCCTTTACCTGCGCTGGCACGATCACTGGCTGAAGGGCATGGACAATGGCGCGGACCGGGACCCGGCCGTGCGCATCTTCGTGATGGGCGAGAACAAGTGGCGCGCCGAGGACGAATGGCCGCTGAAGCGCACGCGCTACACGCCTTATTATCTCGCCAGCGGCGGGAGGGCGAACACGGCGACCGGCGACGGCACGCTCTCCACAACGAAGCCGGCCGGTGCTGAAAGCGACCGCTACGACTACGATCCGGCGAACCCGGTGCCGACGCTCGGCGGCAACATCTGTTGCAGCTCGGTGCCGTCCGGCGCGCACGATCATTCGCCGGTCGAGAAGCGGCCCGACGTGCTGGTGTTCACCGGCCCGGTGCTGGACCGGACGGTGGAGGTCACCGGCCCGATCCGCGCGACGCTCTACGCCGCCAGCTCCGCGCCCGACACCGACTGGGTGGTGCGGCTGATCGACGTCGATCCGAACGGCTATGCCCGCAACATCCAGGACGGCATCGTCCGCGCGCGCTACCGCAAGGGCAAGGACGCGCCGCCCGCGCCGATCGAGCCGGGCAAGGTCTATCGATATGACATCGACATGTGGGCGTCGAGCAACGCCTTCCTGCCCGGCCATCGCATCCGCGTGGAGGTGACGAGCAGCAACTTCCCGCGCTTCGACCGCAACCTCAACACCGGGGAGGACCCGGCGACCGGCACGCGGATGGCGGTGGCGCATCAGCAGGTGCTCCACTCCGCCCGCTATCCCAGCCACGTCCTGCTGCCGATCATCCCGCGCTGATCCGCCTTCTTTTCGAAAGGGAACGACCCATGATGCGTAAGACTGCCGCCCTCGCCATGCTGCTCGCCTGCGCCACGACGCCCGCGCTCGCCGCGCCCGCGCCGCAGGCCGCTGCCACGCCTGCCGGCGCGCCCGATGCGGTCACGGCCGGCGGGCTGGTCTTCCCCTCGATGGCGGCCGGCACCCACGGCACCGCGATGGAGCAGGTGGACGAGATCGTGAAGAAGATGGACGCGCGGCTGCGTAAGGCCGGCGCGGCGGGCGGCATCGGCAACATGATGCAGCATACCATCTACCTGAAGGACGGCGCCGCCTCGCCGATCGACGTGCTCGGCCGCTTCCACGGCGCGGCGCGCAAGCTCGCGCCGAGCCTCGTCGCCGAGCCGAGCGTCGGCACGATTGTCCGCGTGCCCGAGTTCGCGGACAGGAACACGCTCGTCGCGGTCGATCTCGTCGCCGGGCCGGGCAAGGCGGCCGGCTTCGAGCGCCACCCCTTCACCTTCGGCCCGAAGGAGATCGTCGAGACGATCGGCACCGGCCCGGTGATCTTCACCGCCGGGCTGGAGGCGATGGACTTCCAGAACGGCAAGCTCGTCCCCGGTATCGACGAGCAGATCGACGTGATCGTCGCCAAGCTGGACGGCGCGATGAAGAAGGCCGGCCTGTCGGTCGGCAACATGATCTCGCACAACCTCTACGTCACGCGCGGCACCGATCCGATCCATGTGATCGAGAAGTTCCACGAGGCGACGCGCAAATATTCGCCAGGCCTCAGGAACCATCCCAGCGTCGGCACGCTCGTGCTGGTCGACGGCATGGCCGTTCCCGGCTTCCTGCTGGAGATCGACGCGATCGCGGCGAAGGGCGATCCGGCGGCGCTGAAGCGCGTGCCCTTCACCGAGATGCCGATGGATATCGCCAAGTCGGTGCAGGCCGGCTCGCTGGTCTATCTCGCGGGGATGGAGGGCGTGGATTTCGACAATGGCGGCAAGGTCTCGCCTGACGTGATGGAGCAGGTGGACGCCGCAGCGCGCAAGATCGCCGCAACGCTGCGCCCGGCCGGTCTCTCCACCGCCGATCTCGTCAAATACAAGATGTACGTGAAGAAGGGGAATGACGCGGCGGCGGTGCGCGCGCGCTTCCGCGCGGCGCTGGCGAAACTCGCCGGCGGCAGGCAGCCGCGCGCGGCGGAGACGCTTGTGATGGTCGAGGGGCTGGCCGGCCCGTCGCTGCAATTCGAGGTGTCGGCGATCGCCGCGCACCGTTGAGGACTCACGCAAGGAGAGGATATATGAAGGAAATCGTCGCGCTCGCGCTGATGACGGCGCTTGCCGCCCCTGTCGCCGCGCAGACCGTCCCGGCCGCCGCCTCGGCGACGAAGGCCGGCTTCTCGGTCGACGGCACGCCGATCGAGACGCTCGCGGGCGATCCGCGCAGCAAGGCGGTGATCGATAAATTGATGCCGCAGCTGCTCGGTCACCCGGCCTATGAGCAGTTCAAGACGATGACGCTCGCCCAGCTCGCGCCGATGAGCCAGGGCGGCATCACCGACGAGCTGCTCAAACAGGTGCAGGACGAACTGGCGAAGATCAGGTAGCGGCCATGTCGAAGGCCGCGACCAGCGAGTTCTGGAAGGACATTCCCCCGATCGAGCGGGTGTTCCGTGCCGACGCGATGCCGGAAACATACATCCCGGACGCGGCCACCGACGACGAGCGTTATTATTTCCCGCTCAGCCCGACGGTTTTCTCGCGCCCGCTATGGATATCGCCGCAGCGGAACATGTGGGCGGACATTTTGATGGCGAAGGAGGCCGGCCTCGTGAACCGGCATTACCACCCGCATCAGGTGTTCGCCTATACGATCCAGGGCCAATGGGGCTATCTGGAGCATGACTGGACCGCCCGCGCCGGGGACTTCATCTACGAAAGCCCCGGCGAGGGGCATACGCTCGTCGCCTATGACGTCGGCGTGCCGACCAAGATCCTGTTCGTCGTCACCGGCCCATTGATCTGGCTCGACGAGAAGGGCGAGGGCGTCGGCCACTACGACGTCCACGACTATATAGCCGACGCCCGCGCGCATTACGCGCGCGTGGGAATCGGCGCGGATCATATCGACCGGCTGTTCCGCTGACCGAATCCTCTCCCCTCCGCATGGCGCGGAGAGGAGAGGCTGCTCACGCCCCCGCGAGCTGCTGTTCCAGCGCGCCCAGCACGCGATAGCAGGGCATCACCTGCGCGACCGAGCTGTTCGGCTCGCGCTCTTCGCGGATCGCGGCGACGAACTCGCGATCCTGCAATTCGATGCCGTTCATCGACACGTCCACCGTCGAGACGTCCACCGGTTCCTCGCGCCCGGTCACCAGATCGTCGTAGCGCGCGATCCACGTGCCGTTGTCGCAGATGTAGCGGAAGAAGGTGCCGAGCGGCCCGTCGTTGTTGAACGACAGCGAGAGCGTGCAGATCGCGCCGCTTTCCGCCTTGAGCTGGATCGACATGTCCATCGCGATGCCGAGTTCGGGATGGGTCGGCCCCTCGATCGCATTGGCCTTGACGATCGGGCCGGCCTGATAAGCGAACAGGTCCACGGTATGCGCGGCGTGGTGCCACAGCAGATGGTCGGTCCAGCTCCGCGGCTCGCCCTTGGCGTTGATGTTCCTGCGG from Sphingomonas sp. CL5.1 harbors:
- a CDS encoding thiamine pyrophosphate-requiring protein, which produces MYTASSAFLEALTEAGVSYIFANFGSDHPALVEAIAEARANGRKIPKVVTAPFEMVGLSAAQGFAQVSGKPQAVVVHVECGTQSLAGAVHNAAKGRSPVLIFAGLSPFTQDGELKGSRNEFIQWIQDVYDQRGIVREYMKYDNEFRTGTNVKQIVHRAMQFATSDPKGPVYLVGAREVMEEEVTPVAIDMAHWRPVQPGALTAEGVDAILSAIAGARRPIVVTSFAGRNPEALGELVRFCEALGVGLLESVPSALNFPHSNPLYQGSHWNHPFQNPVLAEADVVLVLDSDVPWIPTVSRPRADATIFHIDVDPLKASMPLWYIPAVQSFRADAATALRQLNRRAAALALDMDVVAERRAHYAGLHQRRGAWLAERAKPAEHLTTEYVMARLRTMLGKDSIVLNEGITNYPEILDHIAPDEPGTFFASGGGSLGWNGGAAIGAKLAAPDKTVVAVTGDGSYMFSIPSSVHWMARHYKAPFLHIVLNNRGWKAPRFSALAVHPAGYAANTADLDVNFDPPPDYAGIAAAAGGAYARAVKEVSDVDAALAEGLRVVREEGRCAVLDIWLPRG
- a CDS encoding heme-binding protein, encoding MVQRDGDDHDRATVNLGGMPMTKMLKYGGAALLAAAAVQPLAAAEPKQGPKPTTAMVQNLPVLSSAGARAVMDAAIARATSNGWGSSIALVDNAGKLLAFHRTDGAPMGTIDTAIGKATTAIMFKAPTAMISQMVSQNAAMGTIPGVVAVPGGYPIMRDGQVIGAIGVSGGMAGEDDIIAKAGMDAIQSGAAAGK
- a CDS encoding aldehyde dehydrogenase, which produces MMTVQLLIDGESVAATGNATFERRDPSGARVATTAAAATPDDARRACEAAARAFPAWAKLGPNARRDLLLRAADALAARVDEFAALMRAEIGATRGWAGFNVRLASGMLREAAAMTTQIAGEVIPSDKPGAIALAVRQPAGVSLGIAPWNAPVILAVRAIAMPLACGNTVILKASEICPGTHRLIGQVLHDAGLPNGVVNVLTNAPADAGALVEAIIAHPAVRRVNFTGSTGVGRIIAEVAARHLKPALLELGGKAPLVVLDDADLDAAVDGAAFGAFMNQGQICMSTERIVVDARVADDFAARLKKKAESLRASAADDGAAQLGTLVSCEAAARVGELVADAVKNGATLLAGGASDGPVMQPTVLDHVTPAMRIYAEESFGPVVTIVRADGDDALVAAANDTEFGLSAAVFGRDIRRALSAAQRIQSGICHINGPTVHDEAQMPFGGVKDSGYGRFGGKAAIAEFTDLRWITIEDEQHYPF
- a CDS encoding ketopantoate reductase family protein, with protein sequence MRIAVIGSGAMGSLFGGRLALAGHEVWLVDVNQPHIDAINRAGLRLDLDEGERVVTNVRAGVADAFAGPADLLIVFTKGYHTAAALAAARHLAGPGTWALTLQNGLGTGERVAAALPGAAVAIGMTDLPADLREPGHVASHGAGHVRLWSLSGAPDPALERIAAALGEARIAARADPEVVTAIWEKVIFNTVMNPVAALTRQTVGGMAAQPDGRALAEAILAEAFAVAAACGVAVDREHVRAIIEHAWAAHGPHQPSMLQDVLAGRPTEIDSIAGQLAEKGAAHGVATPVLDTLTRLVRMIARAG
- a CDS encoding nuclear transport factor 2 family protein, whose protein sequence is MSIKNWTRVGLAGAVMAAAIVAVPALAQSDRGVEARLAALEKRVALEEDRAQIENLTRAYGYYIDKKVWSEVVPLFSKDAVVEISGRGVYKGAKGVDTLFSKVIGRQHMGLADGELSNHMVLQGVTNVAPDGKTATGRWRAFIQIGMWQKMGLWAEGTYDIRYVKEDGKWKFSLMRWYGTYFTPYDKGWAQASFGNNGPSKEFPPDAPPSVQYDAYPGHYVPPFPYPNPVTGRPWTQADTDRYSTRGMDPSNAANSSSAGSPLSLESQRQQQPPR
- a CDS encoding MFS transporter is translated as MSISAAGPSPDYDIGTAIDEGRWTGYQKLILLLVGCAVIFDGFDNQSLGFAAPAIIRDWGISKEMLSPVMAIGQFGMMFGAALGGMIGDRFGRKAALVGSVLTFGVLTACIAISNSLIEIGALRLFANVGLGAAFPNAAALVSEYTPRRSRSLGVTASIVCVPLGGVVGGLIAAKVLPVFGWRMLFAAAGGATLTVALLLITLLPESTRFLLRREGDTPRLRRLLARVGLEVPGDARLVDRGEQDAAPQGKSPVAALFADTWRHDTIALWGAFGACLFAVYAAFSWLPTMLSDAGFDLAFSSQGLTAFNIGGVIAALGGAWLIGHKGSRAPMVAMAIGGVIGAGAMLATPLDPGGSRAMLILILGVEGAFINGVQTTLYALAAHVYPTAIRATGVGSATSVGRIGAIASSFGGALALHALGASGLSLMLLAAMAATTIALLAVRRHSRPAHSTGV
- a CDS encoding nuclear transport factor 2 family protein gives rise to the protein MAESPLSLRSLGGGALLAAGALGAVALSSAASAQGTVERRLAALESRVDRLDDRARIENLTRAYGYYVDKQLWNEVADLFSDNARVEIAGRGVYLGKASVDRLFLQSMGGGQVGLRPGGLFNHMILQGVTDVAPDGKTAKGRWRAFVQIGQAKMFGIWSEGTYENEYVKEGGVWKISGMHFYATFYAPYEKGWAQGARPNNGPTKDAPPDAPQSVEYDVYPGHYVPPFHYPNPVTGKPWTIEESRRYSTTGMSPAPAGPPIQPGSPMPAAPAPKPAQ